Proteins from one Salarias fasciatus chromosome 14, fSalaFa1.1, whole genome shotgun sequence genomic window:
- the LOC115400430 gene encoding gastrula zinc finger protein XlCGF8.2DB-like, whose amino-acid sequence MGAWPVVTFESETLKVPSVEEQSDLSDPEEPDPEQLLSQDSEVHHENNLIDFPVSEKQAGCEETCGDPVRKKTKLRQKARRVTDEKKTCDTRFKSFTSVISRQGYLFAHMRIDTGKKLHSCEECGKSFKRQRNLLNHMRIHTGEKPYSCETCGKSFSGHYNLLVHMRTHTGEKPYSCETCGKSFSFKCHFLVHMRIHTGEKPYSCETCGKSFSGHYNLLVHMRTHTGEKPYSCETCGKSFRNKSDLSHHMRTHTGEKPYSCETCGKRFRNKSALSRHIKTHTGEKPYSCETCGKRFTRRRLLLQHLESHK is encoded by the coding sequence ATGGGGGCGTGGCCTGTTGTGAcatttgaaagtgaaaccttgaaggttccttctgttgaggagcagagtgacctgagtgacccagaagaaccagaccctgagcagctcctctcccaggactctgaagtccaccatgagaacAACCTGATTGACTTtccagtttcagagaagcaggctggatGCGAGGAAACGTGTGGTGATCCTGtccgtaaaaaaacaaaactacgtCAGAAGGCAAGAAGGGTCACTGATGAGAAGAAAACTTGTGACACACGTTTTAAAAGTTTCACCAGTGTTATTAGTCGCCAGGGTTATTTGTTTGCCCACATGAGAATTGACACAGGCAAGAAGCTGCATTCTTGTGaagaatgtggaaaaagtttcaagAGACAGCGCAATTTGTTGAACCACATGCGgattcacactggtgagaagccgtattcttgtgaaacatgtggaaaaagtttcagtggaCATTAcaatttgttggtccacatgaggactcacacaggcgagaagccgtattcttgtgaaacatgtggaaaaagcttcagtttCAAGTGTCATTTTTTGGTCCATATgaggattcacacaggtgagaagccatattcttgtgaaacatgtggaaaaagtttcagtggaCATTAcaatttgttggtccacatgaggactcacacaggcgagaagccgtattcttgtgaaacatgtggaaaaagtttcaggaATAAGAGTGATTTGTCAcaccacatgaggactcacacaggtgagaagccgtattcttgtgaaacatgtggaaaaaggtTCAGGAATAAGAGTGCTTTGTCACGCCACATTaagactcacacaggtgagaagccgtattcttgtgaaacctGTGGGAAGAGATTTACTCGCCGTCGTTTATTACTGCAACACCTTGAAAGTCACAAATAG